From Acidobacteriota bacterium, one genomic window encodes:
- a CDS encoding helix-turn-helix transcriptional regulator: protein MESVAINSELFGKSLQSRKVAAFSLSERFYAPHFKTPEHTHDNALFCLVLKGNYTETFGRAHRECTPRTALFHASGDPHAEHFHDAGGHSFIVEIERTWMAKIRDEFGFPSITSDFRRGVLPILGAKLYREFRRFDEVSPLIVEGLMLEITGETARRTFEKKSRKPDWLVTVESYLRERLAEPFSLNAVAAVAGVHPVHLAQTFRKFHHSSVGAYLMRLRLDSARRELTETKKTIAEIALSHGFSDQSHFTRRFKSELGATPHEYRKITS, encoded by the coding sequence ATGGAGTCTGTCGCGATCAACTCAGAATTATTCGGAAAGAGTCTTCAAAGCCGCAAGGTGGCGGCATTTTCGCTATCCGAACGCTTTTATGCGCCGCATTTCAAAACTCCCGAACACACCCACGACAACGCGCTTTTTTGTCTCGTCCTGAAGGGAAACTACACCGAGACGTTCGGCCGCGCACACCGCGAATGCACGCCGCGAACGGCGCTGTTTCACGCCTCGGGCGATCCGCACGCCGAGCATTTTCACGATGCGGGCGGACATTCTTTCATCGTCGAGATCGAACGGACGTGGATGGCGAAGATCCGCGACGAGTTTGGTTTTCCAAGCATAACGTCGGACTTCCGACGCGGTGTTCTGCCGATCCTCGGCGCGAAGCTGTATCGCGAGTTTCGGCGCTTTGATGAAGTTTCGCCGCTGATCGTCGAAGGCCTGATGCTCGAAATAACCGGAGAGACCGCGCGCCGGACATTCGAGAAAAAAAGCCGCAAGCCGGATTGGCTGGTGACCGTCGAAAGCTACCTCCGCGAACGGCTCGCCGAACCGTTTTCGCTCAACGCGGTCGCCGCCGTCGCCGGTGTTCATCCGGTTCATCTCGCGCAGACGTTCCGCAAGTTTCACCATTCCTCGGTCGGCGCCTATCTGATGCGTTTGCGCCTCGACAGCGCGCGGCGCGAACTTACCGAGACGAAAAAGACGATCGCCGAGATCGCGCTCAGCCACGGTTTTTCCGACCAAAGTCACTTCACGCGGCGATTCAAATCGGAACTCGGAGCAACTCCCCACGAATATCGAAAAATTACATCCTAA
- a CDS encoding proline racemase family protein, with amino-acid sequence MQRIRVIDSHTAGEPTRVVLHGFPDLGRGPLPERLERFRRDHDSLRNSIVNEPRGHSAIVGALLCEPHDPTCDAGVIFFNNVGFLKMCGHGTIGLVRTLEFLNRIEPGTVTIETPVGIVEADLDETGLVTISNVPSYRFAKSVAVDVAGFGRVTGDIAWGGNWFFLVEDHGLAIDLENLAELTRFSSAVKDALGIAKITGANDAEIDHIELFSESPTADSRNFVLCPGNEYDRSPCGTGTSAKLACLFEDGKLAEGEVWRQESIIGSHFEGRIKIEDGRIIPQIRGTAFITGDNELMLDGNDPFRFGFRE; translated from the coding sequence ATCCAACGGATACGCGTCATCGATTCACACACCGCCGGTGAGCCGACGCGTGTCGTGCTGCACGGCTTTCCCGATCTTGGCCGTGGCCCGCTTCCCGAACGACTCGAAAGATTTCGACGCGATCACGATTCGCTCCGGAATTCGATCGTCAATGAACCGCGCGGTCATTCAGCGATCGTCGGCGCGCTGCTTTGCGAGCCGCACGATCCAACTTGCGATGCGGGCGTGATCTTTTTCAACAACGTCGGATTCCTGAAAATGTGCGGCCACGGAACGATCGGACTCGTCCGGACGCTTGAGTTTCTCAACCGGATCGAACCCGGAACCGTGACGATCGAAACCCCCGTCGGAATCGTCGAAGCCGATCTCGATGAAACGGGATTAGTGACCATCTCCAACGTTCCCAGCTATCGGTTCGCGAAATCGGTGGCCGTCGATGTCGCTGGTTTTGGACGCGTTACCGGCGACATCGCCTGGGGTGGAAACTGGTTCTTTTTGGTTGAGGATCACGGATTGGCGATCGATCTTGAAAACCTCGCCGAACTGACGAGATTCTCGTCCGCCGTGAAGGATGCGCTCGGCATCGCGAAAATTACCGGCGCGAACGACGCGGAGATCGATCATATCGAGCTTTTTTCAGAATCGCCGACCGCAGACAGCCGCAACTTCGTCCTTTGTCCCGGAAACGAGTATGACCGTTCCCCGTGCGGAACCGGAACGAGCGCGAAACTCGCGTGTCTTTTCGAGGACGGCAAATTGGCCGAAGGCGAAGTCTGGCGTCAGGAGAGCATCATCGGCAGCCATTTCGAAGGCCGCATCAAGATCGAAGATGGTCGAATCATCCCGCAGATCCGCGGCACCGCGTTCATCACCGGTGACAATGAGCTGATGCTTGATGGAAACGACCCGTTTCGATTCGGATTTCGCGAATGA
- a CDS encoding FAD-binding oxidoreductase gives MNFDVAIIGAGIVGAACAASLAREGLSVVVIDGVGPASGATAAAMGHIVAMDDSEAQFALTSYSQKLWNSLADEMPERSEYERCGTIWIADDDAEIGEARRKREFYQQRGVASELLDERSLRETEPNLRPGLSGGLLVGGDSVVYQPFAAKFLLDRAAVSGARAIYGKRVVGIDRDGVRLDDSTKILAAKTVVAAGCESNDLIDGLRIRRKKGHLLITDRYPGFVRHQLVELGYLKSAHAIETDSVAFNVQPRITGQVLVGSSRQYDVDDREIDFAIVKKMMSRASLYLPGIARLSALRVWTGFRPATEDNLPLIGRHPRIDGVYLATGHEGLGITTSLGTAELITDEILGRESAIDRAPYSPERGWSAGGARVERGHPARKKH, from the coding sequence ATGAACTTTGATGTTGCGATCATCGGCGCCGGGATCGTCGGCGCGGCCTGCGCCGCGTCCCTTGCCCGCGAGGGTTTGAGCGTCGTCGTCATCGACGGAGTCGGCCCGGCTTCGGGCGCGACGGCGGCGGCGATGGGACATATCGTCGCGATGGACGACAGCGAGGCGCAATTTGCTTTGACGAGTTACTCGCAGAAACTCTGGAACTCGCTGGCGGATGAGATGCCGGAACGAAGCGAGTACGAGCGTTGCGGCACGATCTGGATCGCCGACGACGACGCGGAGATCGGCGAGGCGCGGCGGAAACGCGAATTCTATCAACAGCGCGGCGTTGCGTCGGAGTTATTGGACGAAAGATCGTTGCGCGAAACCGAGCCGAATTTGCGGCCCGGTCTTTCCGGCGGATTGCTCGTCGGCGGCGACAGCGTCGTTTATCAGCCGTTCGCGGCGAAGTTCCTGCTCGATCGAGCGGCCGTCTCGGGGGCGCGAGCGATTTATGGTAAGCGTGTCGTCGGAATCGATCGCGACGGCGTCCGGTTGGACGATTCGACGAAGATCCTGGCGGCGAAAACGGTCGTCGCCGCCGGTTGCGAGTCGAACGATCTAATCGACGGACTTCGGATCCGGCGCAAAAAAGGCCATCTCCTGATAACCGACCGCTATCCGGGTTTCGTCCGACATCAGTTGGTCGAATTGGGTTATTTGAAGTCGGCGCACGCGATTGAAACCGACTCGGTCGCGTTCAATGTTCAGCCGCGGATCACCGGACAGGTTTTGGTCGGTTCGTCGCGGCAATACGATGTTGACGATCGCGAGATCGATTTCGCGATCGTCAAGAAAATGATGTCACGCGCGAGTTTGTATCTGCCCGGAATCGCGCGGCTCTCGGCGTTGCGCGTCTGGACCGGATTCCGGCCCGCGACCGAAGACAATTTGCCTTTGATCGGCCGGCATCCGCGAATCGACGGTGTCTATCTGGCGACCGGCCACGAAGGACTCGGGATCACGACTTCGCTCGGAACCGCCGAACTGATCACCGACGAGATTCTCGGCCGCGAATCGGCGATCGACCGCGCCCCCTATTCGCCGGAGCGCGGGTGGAGCGCGGGTGGAGCGCGGGTGGAGCGCGGGCATCCTGCCCGCAAAAAACACTAA
- a CDS encoding (2Fe-2S)-binding protein has protein sequence MKTLKINGASVSFTDGTTVAAAILSVETSSFRKSVSGESRLPLCGMGTCFECRVTIDGVSHRRSCQTPVEDGMEIGTD, from the coding sequence ATGAAAACCCTTAAAATCAACGGCGCTTCAGTTTCGTTCACCGACGGCACGACCGTCGCGGCGGCGATTCTTTCGGTCGAAACAAGTTCGTTCCGAAAATCCGTCAGCGGCGAGAGTCGTTTGCCTCTGTGCGGGATGGGTACCTGTTTCGAGTGCCGCGTGACGATCGACGGCGTTAGTCACCGGCGGAGTTGTCAGACGCCGGTCGAAGACGGAATGGAGATCGGGACCGATTGA
- a CDS encoding NAD(P)/FAD-dependent oxidoreductase, with protein MTQQIKTEILIVGGGAAGLAAAAAATGRRIAIVDDNPRLGGQIWRAELGRIKSPEALELIARIDRNDVAVINNATVFGRSNDRTLLAETSDGIVELEFEKLIIATGARERFLPFPGWTLPNVFGAGGLQALVKGGLNVENKKVVIAGTGPLLLAVADYLKSKGARVLMIAEQASRANLIRFGLGLWSHPGKIAQAFALKRRLAGVKIKTGSWIVAAEGNEKVECVRLNGIAEPIACDYLASGFHLVANTELAAMLGCEIENDLVKVDEFQRTSLSGVFCAGEPTGIGGVELALIEGRIAGLAAAERLDGARRLFGQRSGYREFAASLDRCFELREELKGLPDAETIVCRCEDVKLAELEGFVGFRDAKLQTRCGMGPCQGRVCGAATRFLFGWKPDAVRPPIYPVRVESLSAPEINEPQ; from the coding sequence ATGACGCAACAGATCAAAACCGAGATCTTGATCGTCGGCGGCGGCGCGGCGGGACTTGCAGCGGCAGCCGCGGCGACCGGAAGACGCATCGCGATCGTCGATGACAATCCGCGGCTCGGCGGGCAGATCTGGCGTGCCGAACTTGGACGGATCAAGTCGCCCGAGGCATTGGAACTGATCGCGAGGATCGACCGAAACGATGTCGCGGTGATCAACAACGCGACGGTTTTCGGAAGATCGAATGACCGGACGCTGCTCGCCGAAACAAGTGACGGCATCGTCGAACTCGAGTTCGAAAAGCTGATCATCGCCACCGGCGCTCGCGAGCGATTTCTGCCGTTTCCCGGTTGGACACTGCCGAACGTCTTTGGCGCGGGAGGTTTACAGGCACTCGTCAAAGGTGGTCTGAACGTCGAAAACAAGAAAGTCGTCATCGCCGGCACCGGTCCGTTGCTGCTCGCCGTCGCCGACTATTTGAAATCCAAAGGCGCACGTGTGCTGATGATCGCGGAACAGGCGTCACGTGCGAATCTGATTCGATTCGGCCTCGGATTGTGGAGCCATCCCGGCAAGATCGCGCAGGCCTTTGCACTTAAGCGACGACTCGCGGGCGTGAAGATCAAGACCGGCTCCTGGATCGTCGCGGCCGAAGGGAACGAAAAGGTCGAATGCGTCCGGCTCAACGGAATCGCCGAACCGATCGCCTGCGACTATCTCGCATCGGGATTTCATCTTGTCGCGAACACTGAACTTGCGGCGATGCTTGGGTGCGAGATTGAAAACGATCTGGTGAAAGTCGACGAGTTTCAGCGAACTTCGCTGTCCGGCGTCTTTTGCGCCGGCGAACCGACCGGAATCGGCGGTGTCGAACTCGCACTGATCGAGGGCCGAATCGCCGGACTCGCAGCCGCGGAAAGGCTTGACGGCGCCCGGCGTTTGTTCGGTCAACGTTCCGGTTATCGTGAGTTCGCCGCATCGCTCGACCGATGTTTCGAGCTTCGGGAGGAGCTGAAAGGCCTGCCCGATGCCGAGACGATCGTCTGCCGGTGCGAAGATGTGAAACTCGCGGAACTCGAGGGATTTGTTGGTTTTCGCGATGCGAAATTGCAGACTCGATGCGGAATGGGGCCGTGTCAGGGTCGTGTGTGCGGCGCGGCGACACGCTTTCTTTTCGGTTGGAAGCCGGACGCGGTCCGCCCGCCGATCTATCCGGTGCGTGTCGAGAGTCTTTCGGCCCCGGAGATAAATGAACCGCAATAA
- a CDS encoding dihydrodipicolinate synthase family protein — MNWKGVMPAITTCFDEKLEIDHDFTARHVTWLVDNGCTGIVCNGSLGEGAALSLEEKYALWRTCVEAVGSRVPIVAAIASYSTADAVVQARAAAESGCSALMVLPPYIYRGDWHEMKFHLSEIFRATSLSCMLYNNPVAYGTDFLPEQIAELAGEFANLDAVKESSTDVRRVTAIRALIGDRLAIFVGVDDAIVEGIDAGATGWIAGLVSAFPKESVDLFNFALNGEREKAFELYRWFLPLLRLDTVPKFVQLIKLVQEKVGMGSARVRPPRLELAGIELEQTLAIIDEVLKNSPGTSS; from the coding sequence ATGAATTGGAAAGGCGTAATGCCCGCAATCACAACCTGCTTTGACGAGAAACTCGAAATCGATCACGATTTCACCGCGAGGCACGTCACGTGGCTGGTCGACAATGGTTGCACGGGCATCGTTTGCAACGGCAGTCTCGGCGAGGGCGCGGCGCTCTCACTGGAAGAAAAGTACGCGCTTTGGCGGACCTGTGTCGAAGCCGTCGGCTCACGCGTCCCGATCGTCGCCGCCATCGCGTCATATTCGACTGCGGATGCCGTCGTGCAGGCACGCGCGGCGGCCGAGAGCGGATGTTCCGCGTTGATGGTCTTGCCGCCGTATATCTACCGCGGCGACTGGCACGAGATGAAGTTTCACCTGTCCGAGATCTTCCGTGCGACATCGCTATCGTGTATGCTTTACAACAATCCGGTGGCGTACGGAACCGACTTTTTGCCCGAGCAGATCGCGGAGTTGGCCGGGGAATTCGCGAACCTGGACGCCGTCAAGGAATCGAGCACAGACGTCCGCCGGGTGACCGCGATCCGCGCGCTTATCGGCGACAGACTGGCGATCTTCGTCGGCGTCGACGATGCCATCGTTGAAGGGATCGACGCCGGGGCAACGGGCTGGATCGCCGGGCTCGTGAGCGCTTTTCCGAAAGAATCAGTCGATCTTTTCAATTTTGCGCTGAACGGCGAACGCGAAAAGGCGTTCGAACTCTATCGATGGTTCTTGCCGTTGCTGCGGCTCGACACGGTGCCGAAATTCGTCCAACTGATCAAACTGGTACAGGAAAAGGTCGGGATGGGCAGCGCCCGCGTCCGTCCGCCGCGATTGGAACTCGCCGGAATCGAGTTGGAACAGACGCTCGCGATCATCGACGAAGTGCTGAAGAATTCGCCCGGAACTTCGTCTTGA
- a CDS encoding aldehyde dehydrogenase (NADP(+)): MKLTGKSIIGFGRGVDSAITFTAFDPSTGEAVGPAFHSADIVELNRACELAGEARIAYGHVSGIEKARFLRVIADNIEALGDTLIERASLETGLPNARFVGERGRTCFQLRMFADLVERGDWVDARIDTPDPDRQPLPKPDVRSMLRPLGPVAVFCASNFPLAYSVAGGDTASALAAGCPVIVNANFAHPGTAELVGTAVSAAVRECGLPEGVFSLIFSKGYEIGQALVKNPNVKAVGFTGSRAGGRALMDIAAARSEPIPVYTEMSSVNPIFILPSAMRERFEAMAAGLHTSVTTGAGQFCTKPGIVVIPEIAETIQFKGRFRELIENTAAHPLLTAGIRGNFERLSGEREIEKLSASHERCGYGVDASVFETDAATFLADKHLADEIFGPTTLLVESSEREEMLRIARELEGQLTATIHGTPDDLLEFADLIGILETKAGRLIFNGYPTGVEVGPAMVHGGPYPATSDSRTSAVGTRAIDRFCRYVCYQNFPNSSLADELKDENPLGIKRLVDGR; this comes from the coding sequence ATGAAGTTAACTGGAAAATCAATCATCGGTTTCGGTCGCGGCGTTGATAGCGCGATAACGTTCACGGCTTTTGATCCATCCACCGGCGAGGCGGTCGGACCCGCGTTCCACTCGGCGGACATCGTTGAACTGAACCGCGCCTGCGAACTCGCTGGAGAAGCGCGGATCGCCTACGGACACGTTTCCGGCATCGAAAAGGCGCGCTTTCTGCGGGTGATCGCGGACAATATCGAAGCGCTTGGCGATACCTTGATCGAACGCGCATCGCTCGAAACCGGACTTCCGAACGCGAGATTCGTCGGCGAGCGCGGGCGCACCTGTTTTCAACTCCGGATGTTTGCCGATCTCGTCGAACGCGGCGATTGGGTCGATGCGCGGATCGACACGCCGGATCCCGACCGTCAGCCGCTGCCGAAGCCGGACGTGCGTTCGATGTTGCGGCCGCTCGGACCGGTCGCCGTCTTCTGCGCGAGTAATTTTCCGCTCGCCTATTCCGTCGCCGGCGGCGATACGGCATCGGCGCTCGCGGCCGGATGCCCGGTAATCGTCAACGCGAATTTCGCGCATCCCGGAACGGCGGAACTCGTCGGCACGGCCGTTTCGGCAGCGGTCAGGGAATGCGGATTGCCCGAAGGCGTTTTCAGTTTGATCTTTTCCAAGGGTTACGAGATCGGCCAGGCGTTGGTTAAGAACCCAAACGTCAAAGCGGTCGGATTTACCGGCTCACGGGCCGGCGGGCGGGCGTTGATGGATATCGCCGCCGCGCGATCCGAACCGATCCCGGTCTATACCGAAATGAGTTCGGTCAATCCGATCTTCATTCTGCCGAGCGCGATGCGCGAACGCTTTGAGGCGATGGCCGCCGGACTTCACACGTCGGTAACGACGGGCGCCGGACAATTCTGCACTAAACCCGGAATCGTCGTGATTCCGGAGATTGCCGAGACGATTCAGTTCAAGGGAAGATTCCGCGAATTGATCGAGAATACCGCAGCGCATCCGCTGCTGACCGCCGGCATTCGCGGCAACTTCGAACGACTCAGCGGCGAGCGCGAGATCGAAAAGCTATCCGCATCGCACGAGCGTTGTGGTTACGGAGTCGATGCTTCCGTTTTCGAGACCGACGCCGCGACGTTTCTCGCCGACAAACATCTCGCCGACGAGATTTTTGGTCCGACGACTTTGCTCGTCGAATCCTCGGAACGCGAAGAAATGTTGCGCATCGCACGTGAATTGGAAGGCCAGTTGACGGCGACGATCCACGGCACGCCCGACGATCTTCTCGAATTCGCCGATCTGATCGGGATTTTGGAAACCAAGGCCGGACGCCTGATCTTCAACGGCTATCCGACCGGCGTCGAGGTCGGACCGGCAATGGTTCACGGCGGCCCCTATCCTGCGACGTCCGACTCGCGAACGAGCGCCGTCGGCACACGTGCGATCGATCGCTTCTGCCGGTACGTTTGCTATCAGAACTTTCCGAATTCATCGCTTGCCGATGAGTTAAAGGACGAGAATCCACTTGGTATCAAGAGATTGGTGGATGGCCGTTAG
- a CDS encoding polysaccharide deacetylase family protein codes for MRSLFVALILSISISAQTREIAVTIDDLPVVSTRSDIETRREITRKLLGHVTKAKIPAIGFVNEGKLYTDGKRDEMQVDLLRMWLKAGLELGNHTYSHMSLHDNPLDAYEADILKGEVITKELLDANGSKITFFRHPYLWTGLSLEIKRDLGEFLREHGYTIAPVTLDNADWIFARAYDNAFDKSDKASMKKIGAAYVPYLVSKLDYFERQSVKTLGREIKQILLIHANRINSDYLDDLAKAIRKRSYRFVTLDDALKDNAYKLPDNFVKRNGISWLHRWALDKGKDDIVPDEPRVPEFVLKLSGFDSE; via the coding sequence ATGAGATCACTTTTTGTCGCGCTTATTCTCTCGATCTCGATCTCCGCGCAGACGCGCGAGATCGCCGTCACGATCGACGATCTTCCGGTCGTTTCGACCCGATCCGATATCGAAACCCGCCGCGAGATAACGAGAAAACTGCTTGGTCACGTCACGAAAGCAAAGATTCCGGCGATCGGGTTCGTCAACGAAGGCAAACTTTACACCGATGGCAAGCGCGACGAAATGCAGGTCGACCTGCTTCGAATGTGGCTCAAAGCCGGGCTCGAACTCGGAAACCATACGTATTCGCATATGAGCCTTCACGATAACCCGCTCGATGCGTACGAAGCCGACATTCTGAAAGGCGAGGTCATTACCAAGGAACTGCTTGATGCGAATGGCTCCAAGATCACGTTCTTTCGCCATCCTTATCTTTGGACCGGTCTGAGTCTGGAAATCAAACGCGACCTCGGGGAATTCCTTCGCGAACATGGTTACACGATCGCGCCGGTGACGCTCGACAACGCCGACTGGATCTTTGCGCGCGCCTACGACAATGCGTTCGACAAAAGCGACAAAGCGTCGATGAAAAAGATCGGCGCCGCGTATGTTCCATATCTCGTTTCGAAGCTCGACTATTTCGAACGGCAATCGGTCAAGACGCTCGGCCGGGAGATCAAGCAAATCCTTCTGATTCACGCGAACCGTATCAATTCGGATTATTTGGATGATCTCGCGAAGGCGATCAGGAAGCGCAGTTACCGATTCGTAACGCTCGACGATGCTCTGAAGGACAACGCTTACAAATTGCCCGACAATTTCGTCAAACGCAATGGAATCTCGTGGCTCCACCGCTGGGCGCTCGACAAGGGAAAGGACGACATTGTTCCAGACGAACCGCGGGTCCCGGAATTTGTGTTGAAACTATCGGGTTTCGATTCGGAATAG
- a CDS encoding VOC family protein → MNLFHLAFPVRDLAEAREFYGGVLDCEEGRSSNEWIDFNLYGHQIVAHLAPNSGGVHCNEVDRDHVPVPHFGIVLPMEEWENLAAKLQSKGVEFVIEPKIRFKGEVGEQATMFFLDPSGNALEFKAFADFSQVFAK, encoded by the coding sequence ATGAACCTGTTTCATTTGGCATTCCCCGTACGCGATCTGGCCGAGGCGCGTGAGTTTTACGGCGGCGTTCTCGACTGCGAGGAAGGACGAAGCTCGAATGAATGGATCGACTTCAACCTCTACGGTCATCAAATAGTCGCACACCTTGCGCCGAATTCGGGCGGCGTGCATTGCAACGAAGTGGACCGGGATCACGTCCCGGTGCCGCATTTTGGAATCGTTCTTCCGATGGAAGAATGGGAAAACCTGGCTGCGAAGCTGCAATCGAAAGGCGTCGAATTCGTCATCGAACCAAAGATCCGTTTCAAAGGTGAAGTCGGCGAACAGGCAACGATGTTTTTTCTCGATCCGTCGGGCAACGCGTTGGAATTCAAAGCGTTCGCGGATTTTTCGCAGGTTTTCGCGAAGTGA
- a CDS encoding DinB family protein, producing the protein MNKEFFLRSLAYLLRETFEGSPEGQSSAYLDRGIGIFPTLAAASAEQVSRVVKGTTAAAQTEHAKFYLDRLREFINGRTEPVKWEQSWLIETVNEDEWTALRGSVRHSYEETLRLIAENEDWSEDKVGMAMSMLAHTAYHLGAIRQLLKD; encoded by the coding sequence ATGAATAAAGAATTTTTCTTGCGATCGCTCGCGTATCTGCTGCGCGAGACATTCGAGGGGTCGCCCGAAGGCCAATCGAGCGCGTATCTCGACCGTGGGATCGGGATTTTCCCGACGCTTGCCGCGGCATCCGCCGAACAGGTCTCACGTGTCGTCAAAGGCACGACGGCCGCAGCTCAGACGGAACACGCCAAATTCTATCTGGACCGGCTGCGCGAGTTCATCAACGGCCGCACCGAACCCGTGAAATGGGAACAAAGTTGGCTAATCGAAACCGTGAACGAGGACGAGTGGACCGCGCTTCGCGGCTCGGTCCGGCATTCATATGAAGAAACGCTGCGGCTTATCGCCGAAAATGAAGATTGGAGTGAAGACAAGGTCGGAATGGCGATGAGTATGCTCGCGCATACGGCATACCATCTCGGCGCGATCCGGCAGTTGCTGAAAGATTAG
- a CDS encoding DinB family protein: MKTINQNDFLNSMLALVKETFEGTETDHGTMYLDKETSLFSTLETVDAETASRSFTENGTTIAAHCEHLRFYIDFLNNYLNENFEIVNWKESWGTSSVTKKEWNTLRGKLHKAYQAVIDTFNDVETWDVHKISGALGILTHTAYHLSAIRQMLKMHGKMRTER, from the coding sequence ATGAAGACAATCAACCAAAATGACTTTTTGAATTCGATGCTCGCATTGGTCAAAGAGACTTTCGAGGGAACCGAGACCGATCACGGCACGATGTATCTGGACAAGGAAACATCGTTGTTTTCGACGCTCGAAACCGTAGATGCCGAAACTGCTTCGCGATCGTTCACCGAGAATGGAACGACTATCGCGGCGCATTGCGAACATCTCAGATTCTATATCGACTTTCTCAATAACTATCTCAACGAGAACTTCGAGATTGTTAACTGGAAGGAGAGTTGGGGAACAAGTTCGGTAACGAAAAAGGAATGGAATACGCTCCGAGGGAAACTGCACAAGGCGTATCAGGCGGTCATCGACACATTTAACGACGTCGAAACCTGGGATGTTCACAAGATCTCCGGCGCGCTCGGCATTCTGACTCATACAGCGTACCACCTCAGCGCGATTCGTCAGATGTTGAAAATGCACGGGAAAATGAGAACTGAGAGGTGA
- a CDS encoding SAM-dependent methyltransferase: MIENVEKFIAEFAKSLHEEKFVKLTLGNYRGADEHLQKLLIRTIETRKGARLFFLYRYDTRDTAKNHDFTDGVKLVREMLGNEFLGGHLFTTEHDFQLDVGKSGKSRLNVAKPTFKAKPKLDHDREKKRYVNVGGFYLRALGITTDKGEVRDKQHDKWKQINRFVETLESFVEKSGLKDRKTLRIVDMGCGKGYLTFAAYDYFRNIRGLDVTVIGVDTKTQLVELCNDIARGSEFEGLEFVNGRIGDYDLKDVDILIALHACDTATDDAIFQGIKAGAELIVVAPCCHQEIRPQIKAPAMLKDILKHGVILEREAESITDGMRSMLLERSGYSTRIFEFISTEHTPKNNMIVGTKVTVTAGAERLDDEIRKLKEFYGISEQRLEALLDEMANQTARANDPTDTEITNPNTETVQT; the protein is encoded by the coding sequence ATGATTGAAAACGTCGAGAAATTCATCGCCGAATTTGCCAAAAGCCTGCACGAAGAGAAGTTCGTGAAATTGACTCTAGGTAATTATCGGGGCGCGGACGAGCACCTTCAGAAACTGCTCATTCGAACGATCGAAACACGCAAAGGCGCGCGTCTCTTTTTCCTCTATCGTTATGATACACGCGACACCGCGAAAAATCACGATTTCACGGATGGCGTTAAGCTGGTCCGGGAAATGCTTGGAAACGAGTTCCTCGGCGGTCACCTTTTCACTACTGAACACGACTTTCAGCTCGACGTCGGAAAGTCGGGGAAATCGCGACTAAACGTTGCGAAACCGACTTTCAAGGCAAAACCGAAACTTGATCACGACCGCGAAAAGAAGCGTTACGTCAATGTCGGCGGTTTCTACTTGCGCGCGCTCGGGATCACGACCGACAAGGGGGAGGTCCGCGATAAACAACACGACAAATGGAAGCAGATCAATCGGTTTGTTGAAACCCTCGAATCGTTCGTCGAAAAGTCCGGCCTGAAGGATCGCAAAACGCTCCGGATCGTCGATATGGGCTGCGGAAAGGGATATTTGACCTTCGCGGCGTATGATTATTTTCGAAACATCCGCGGGCTCGATGTGACGGTCATCGGAGTCGACACCAAGACGCAGTTGGTTGAACTCTGCAACGACATCGCGCGCGGCTCCGAGTTCGAAGGGCTCGAATTCGTCAACGGCCGGATCGGAGATTACGATCTGAAGGATGTCGATATCCTGATCGCCCTCCACGCTTGCGACACGGCGACCGACGACGCGATCTTCCAGGGCATCAAGGCCGGCGCCGAGTTGATCGTCGTCGCGCCCTGCTGTCATCAGGAGATCCGACCGCAGATCAAAGCGCCCGCAATGCTAAAGGACATCCTCAAACACGGCGTTATTCTGGAGCGCGAGGCCGAATCCATCACCGACGGGATGCGCTCGATGCTCCTCGAGCGTTCGGGTTATTCGACGCGCATCTTCGAATTCATATCGACCGAACACACGCCGAAGAACAATATGATCGTCGGCACGAAGGTGACCGTCACCGCCGGCGCCGAACGTTTAGATGACGAGATTCGGAAGTTGAAGGAGTTCTACGGAATCTCCGAGCAGCGGCTCGAAGCACTGTTGGACGAGATGGCAAACCAAACCGCACGTGCCAACGATCCGACAGACACAGAAATCACAAATCCGAATACGGAAACCGTGCAAACTTGA
- the rpmE gene encoding 50S ribosomal protein L31: MKPEIHPNYKEISVTCACGNNFKTRSTLKDELHIEICSECHPFFTGKQKLVDTAGRVDRFNKRYARSK; the protein is encoded by the coding sequence ATGAAACCTGAAATTCATCCGAACTACAAAGAAATTTCCGTGACTTGCGCGTGCGGCAACAACTTCAAGACCCGCTCGACGCTCAAAGACGAACTGCACATCGAAATCTGCTCGGAGTGCCACCCGTTCTTTACTGGCAAACAGAAGCTGGTCGACACGGCCGGACGCGTTGATCGCTTTAACAAGCGTTATGCGCGCAGCAAGTAA